From the genome of Solanum dulcamara chromosome 12, daSolDulc1.2, whole genome shotgun sequence:
AAATCTATCTTCTTCATGGTAGCTGATGAAGCGTATCCCAACCTCTTATGCCATAGATCAACTTCATTTTTCGTTCGTATTGATGTAGCAATTTGTACATATCTGCTATTGCAATTCCTCACAGCATCACTGAGTATGTATAGTCCATCTCTTTCTCTACCAATCCCCTTGACCCTGCCACTTGAGAGATCCTGAAATACACATAAATCAGGAAGAAAAGTGACAGCACAATGGAGTTCTTGGGTTAACCTAGCTATTGAAACAGGTTGTACTTGAAATCTGGAACATATAGTACATTAGCCACAACATCACTACCAAATAATCTTATGCTACCAATGTGTGTAGTGTCTTCCGTTTCCCCTGTAGGTAGTTGAACTTTATCTCCTATTTTACCCACAGTTTTAATAGCTTCTTCTAACCTATTTATGTCTGTTGTGACATGGTGTGTTGCTCAGGAATCTACAATCCATTCACCTACTGTTATATTTGTCATAAAACATGCAGTCATACCTGTCATGTTGATCTGCTGGTCACAGCTTTGTGAGTGGAGCTGTTGGTGAAATCCTTGCTCGGATTTTCTTATATTGCTCCTCATTGAACAAAGTTCCTCTTCCTCCATGTTCAGCAACCTGCAGGCCTTCCACAAAACCTTGATTACCATGACTTTAACATGAGCTTTCACCAGCAGCATTATTTATTACAGTAGATTGTTTCCTCCTTTCATGTCCATCATTTGGATAGCCAAGTAATTTCCAGCAGTGTTCCTTTGTGTGTCCCTTCTTTTGACCCCACTCACACACTAGAAAAGGTTTCTTTCCCTTATAAGGCTGGCCTCTACCAACAACACTTTGATAAGGCTAATCTTTCCCAGTAGATCCTTGGTAGGTATGTCCTCTTCCACCACCAAAGTGCAAAGCCAATGGATCATTAGGACTAACGGCATTACCAGAACTCACGCCAATGGATTTATCACTCTCAACTTCAATTATCATTGCATACACTTGATTCACAATTGGAGCATTTGTTTTAAGCAAAATTTGTCGTCTAGTGTGATTATATGAATCGTTTAAACTAGCCAGAAACTGCAATAATCTCTGTTCTTGGAGATGTTCTACATAGTCTTTCGACTTATCACAACCACAACTCGGTACAGGCACAATCATATCATACTCATCCCACTACTCCTTTAACCTCGAATAATCGACAAAAACAGAGCTTGTACCTTGAGATAGTGACGTAATCTGTTGGAATCATAATTCAAAGTTGGCATAGGAATCTTAAGTTGTTTAGGATTTATTAATTTtggtatttatttaattaatctCTAATTAGGATTTGTTTGTCCTAGTTCATATAGGAATAAGTTTTTCTAGTCCtagtttaatttgtttttttactATTATAAATAGGCATGTtgttgaaggggagccttggagtaactggtaaagttgctgccatgtgaccaggaggtcacgggttcaagccttggaaacagcctctggcagaaatgcaaggtaaggctgcgtacaatagacccttgtggtcgggcccttccccggaccctgcgcatagcgggagcttaagtgcaccgggctgccctttttttttttttataaataggcATGTTGTTAGGTTATTTTcaatacacaaaaaaatatagaaaataaagaatagaaaaataaaaagagattttatagtaagattcaagaaattttgagtttattaaatttttttttttcttcaaattggtattagagctttTACAATCCTGATAGAGAATTAAAGAGTTGCCGGCGGGCGGCTATGACCCATATATGCCGTCCGTCTGGCCAATGATCATGATGACAAACGCCGAacgaatgatatatatatgaaaacatcATGCTAGGTGGAAGGACTTACAAAAACATTACAGAATTAAAGAACTACAAGCAAACAAATCCAAAAATTTCTAGAAAagggtctcttgattgttcttcttcaagttaagaattttcatcaaaatttgtgGAGCTTAGGTATTAGAAATAATCAACAAGCGCTTCGCTGAAGATCTATTTCTTTCCTGCTAGTGGTGAGACCTTCTTGCTTTCGGAGGGATCATATTCTTTTATCCATTGCTTATGAGTAGTTCTTTTGGGATagtcatgaacctgtcattgacaccatctaGAGAGTAGAgatagaagcttcatagactagatagtaatGGATATGTTTAGACGTCTAtaactcttgattagttttctttcaaactatgtttCTTATTAGAATGATTGAGATGATTGATTGAGTTAGTCTACTGAAAAAAAAGGGCATCAATGAGAGTTGGAGACAAAGTGCTCTAACACTAGACTGAGCCTACGGACTGGGTAGACCGGAACTATGGGCCGGGTAGACCGAGCCTTTGGGCTGGATAGACCGGACATACAGTCTGGATAGACCGAGCCTTCGAGCCGAGTAGAACGTGCCTTCGGGCTGGGTAGACCGATCCTATAGATCGGGTAGACCGTACCTATGGGACGGGCAGGCTATACCTACGGGGCAACATACAAGTATTGCATCACCGAAAGTTGGAGAGAAAGTGTTTCAATACAactaagaaaaaaattgaagattgAAGAAAAGTTctccaaaacaacaacaacgacaagaATGAAATAGAAGATTGAAGAAAAGTGCTTTcaaatacaacaacaatgacaagaagaaaaagacaagGGTATACAACtttgaattaaatattttccttcataaTTTCTCTGTGTAATTGGAAACTTCTCATGCGATTCACTTTGTTGAAGAGTTCCTTTAGATCTTCCCACGCTGCATGTACGTTTGATCCATATACTATCCCGTTAAGTAAACTCTTCGAAACGGAATTCATGATCCACGAATGCATAATAGCATCACATTTGTCCCACAGATCATGAAATTAAGTTCTCTGCACTTCCCTTTTGCAAGTTCCATTCACAAAACCTAGCTTCCCTTTTCTGAGCAGAGAAATTTGCATCGACTTGCTCCATAGACCATAATTTTCAGCTCCTGATAGCTGAATTGGAATCAATACAGCTCCTGGTATATCCAACACCTGTAGATACAGTAAATGATTGTGATCGATTTCCGCCATTGGCGAGGTGTTTGAAGCTGCTTCAGTCATAATGGATTTACAATTCAGAAACTTCGCAGAGGCTCATAAATTTCCAGTGCGAAGCAcctgctctaataccatattAGAATTCACACATTAAAGATGAATTACAGAGAAAGAGAAATTTTCATTGAAGAAGGGAGAAGAGCACTACAGATGAGATATTTTTGTCATTCTCAATATTCAATGCCTTATCTCTACTTATATCTAGCACTTAGCTAATAACCGACCCACTACAGCTATCACACTTTAACAGACTTTACAGCTTGCACATTCTAACAAACAAATGCCAGCTCATCATAACAACTAACCAACTAGCTGCTGCACTAACATATGCCTGTGGCACAGTGATCATTTGGCATTTTAACAGTTATGGTTTGTACCCTTCTCTTCTATCAATTCGGAAGGTCCAAAAGAACATTTCTTTCATTAGATAAAGATCTAAACCAACTCATAGCTATGTCCTGTCAAAGTATTCTCAAAGTTACTTATGGGGTTTCTATGAGCAACTCGATTGATGTTAGGAGTCATGGATTCGTTTATAATGTAATTTAAGAAACGGATGGTAAGCATGTTGCTATAAGAGTATTGAATCTTTACAATACGGAGCTATCAAAAGTTTCATAGCAGAATGTGAGGCCTTGAGAAATGTTAGACATCGGAATTTAGTTAAGCTACTTATTGCAAGTTCTGGTGTTCATTATGGTGGCAACGAATGCAAGGCATTGGTTTACGCGTTTATGGCCAACGGAAGTTTGGAGGGCTGGTTGCATCCAGATAATTCAAAACCAAATGTCCATCCAAGAAGGTTGGGGTTTCTACAAAGGCACAGTATTGCTATTGATGTTGCTAGTGCAATTCATTATCTTCACAATGAATTGTCAAATATCAATAGTTCATTGTGATCTCAAACCA
Proteins encoded in this window:
- the LOC129875747 gene encoding uncharacterized protein LOC129875747, whose protein sequence is MIVPVPSCGCDKSKDYVEHLQEQRLLQFLASLNDSYNHTRRQILLKTNAPIVNQVYAMIIEVESDKSIGVSSGNAVSPNDPLALHFGGGRGHTYQGSTGKD